In Acidimicrobiales bacterium, the following are encoded in one genomic region:
- a CDS encoding lysophospholipid acyltransferase family protein → MKPSLIFYAVVRAALVGWCRLYHRLTVEGKENVPTEGPYILAPVHRSIIDTFAVAVVTRRRLRYMGKEELWKVPWFGRIIDSLGAFPVHRDATDREAFRRCVEVIEGGEPLVLFPEGTRRSGPTVTELREGAVYLAARTDVPIVPVGIGGSEMALPRGTRFPRPVKIHLVVGEPITVKVAAEPPSSGTSGRRSDRLSRRQLHEVTERLRAKLQTLFDQARAQAGD, encoded by the coding sequence GTGAAGCCGTCACTCATCTTCTACGCCGTCGTGCGGGCCGCGCTCGTCGGGTGGTGCCGGCTGTATCACCGGCTCACCGTCGAGGGGAAGGAGAACGTGCCGACCGAGGGGCCCTACATCCTCGCTCCGGTCCACCGCTCGATCATCGACACCTTCGCCGTCGCCGTGGTGACCCGTCGGCGCCTGCGCTACATGGGCAAGGAAGAGCTCTGGAAGGTGCCCTGGTTCGGCCGCATCATCGACTCCCTCGGGGCCTTCCCGGTCCACCGGGACGCCACCGATCGGGAGGCCTTTCGTCGCTGTGTGGAGGTCATCGAGGGCGGAGAGCCGCTGGTCCTGTTTCCCGAGGGCACCCGCCGCTCGGGCCCGACGGTGACCGAGCTTCGTGAGGGAGCGGTCTACCTGGCCGCCCGCACCGACGTGCCCATCGTTCCTGTCGGCATCGGTGGGTCCGAGATGGCCCTACCCAGGGGGACGCGTTTTCCCCGACCGGTCAAGATCCACCTGGTGGTCGGCGAACCGATCACCGTCAAGGTTGCCGCCGAACCACCGAGCAGCGGCACCTCGGGACGCCGGTCCGACCGCCTGTCGCGCCGGCAGCTGCACGAGGTCACCGAGCGGCTGCGGGCCAAGCTCCAGACGCTGTTCGATCAGGCCCGGGCCCAAGCAGGCGACTGA
- the cmk gene encoding (d)CMP kinase: MTASRGGKPVIAIDGPAGAGKSTLAASLAARLGLDRLDTGAMYRAVAFAALRDSVDPSDARAVAELAQGLRIEIGPAVRVDGVDASRELRGPAVTSVVSVVAANPEVRRELVRRQRAWVEAHDGGVIEGRDIATVVLPDADLKIFVTASESERARRRALEAEATAHDLDWSTVAADLARRDHLDSTRQTSPLAVAEGAVVVDTTDRSVEEIVEEVLTRL, encoded by the coding sequence GTGACAGCCTCGCGGGGCGGCAAACCGGTCATCGCCATAGACGGACCCGCGGGTGCTGGGAAGTCGACCCTCGCCGCGTCGCTCGCTGCCCGTCTCGGCCTCGATCGACTCGACACCGGAGCGATGTACCGGGCTGTGGCCTTCGCAGCCCTCCGCGACAGCGTGGATCCATCTGACGCTCGGGCCGTGGCCGAGCTGGCCCAGGGGCTGCGCATCGAGATCGGGCCCGCCGTGCGGGTCGACGGGGTGGACGCCAGTCGCGAGCTTCGGGGCCCCGCGGTGACCAGCGTGGTGTCGGTGGTGGCCGCCAACCCCGAGGTGCGACGTGAGCTCGTGCGCCGGCAGCGCGCCTGGGTCGAGGCCCACGATGGGGGCGTGATCGAGGGCCGCGACATCGCCACCGTCGTGCTGCCCGACGCCGACCTCAAGATCTTCGTCACCGCCAGTGAGTCCGAACGGGCCCGGCGACGTGCGCTCGAGGCCGAGGCCACAGCCCACGATCTCGACTGGTCCACCGTGGCCGCCGACCTGGCGAGACGGGACCACCTCGACTCGACCAGACAGACCTCCCCTCTTGCTGTGGCCGAAGGAGCCGTGGTAGTCGACACCACGGACCGGAGCGTCGAGGAGATCGTCGAGGAGGTGCTGACCCGACTGTGA